In the genome of Kitasatospora cathayae, one region contains:
- a CDS encoding DsbA family protein — protein MIDGSLPRLEFWCDLQCPDCRTALDDVRALRAQYGDALSVELRHFPLEKHKHAYAAAEAAEEAFDQGLGWPFVEALLARVEELDARGQQVLLEVAREVGADVEEVDTALIDGRHMLTVDADQAEGKAIGVTGTPTYVIGGERLDGGKSQQGLRERIVAVIEAARAS, from the coding sequence ATGATCGATGGTTCCCTCCCCCGCCTCGAGTTCTGGTGCGACCTCCAGTGCCCGGACTGCCGCACCGCGCTGGACGACGTACGGGCGCTGCGCGCGCAGTACGGCGACGCACTGTCCGTGGAGCTGCGGCACTTCCCGCTCGAGAAGCACAAGCACGCCTACGCCGCGGCGGAGGCGGCCGAGGAGGCGTTCGACCAGGGGCTGGGGTGGCCGTTCGTGGAGGCGCTGCTGGCCCGGGTCGAGGAGCTGGACGCGCGGGGGCAGCAGGTGCTGCTGGAGGTGGCCCGGGAGGTCGGGGCGGACGTCGAGGAGGTCGACACCGCGCTGATCGACGGCCGGCACATGCTGACCGTGGACGCCGACCAGGCCGAGGGCAAGGCGATCGGGGTCACCGGCACGCCGACGTACGTGATCGGCGGGGAGCGGCTGGACGGCGGGAAGAGCCAGCAGGGGCTGCGCGAGCGGATCGTCGCCGTGATCGAGGCGGCGAGGGCTTCCTGA
- a CDS encoding CGNR zinc finger domain-containing protein — MLITHDTECALSILVDLLNTAPEVCGDERLPDVAALDAFVVRQEISEIDSLTEDDLHQVQELRTRLREVFGTESTEEAAELVNAIVAAAGTTPRLVNHDHHDWHIHYFAPHAAIGTHLAAELGMALAFILMAGERERLRRCEAPDCARVFVDLSRNRSRRYCDSRTCGNRLHVAAYRARQRSAETVPSA, encoded by the coding sequence GTGCTGATCACCCATGACACCGAGTGCGCGCTGAGCATCCTCGTCGACCTGCTCAACACCGCACCCGAGGTGTGCGGCGACGAGCGGCTGCCCGACGTCGCCGCGCTGGACGCCTTCGTGGTCCGCCAGGAGATCAGCGAGATCGACTCGCTCACCGAGGACGACCTGCACCAGGTGCAGGAGCTGCGCACCCGGCTGCGCGAGGTCTTCGGGACGGAGTCCACCGAAGAGGCCGCCGAGCTGGTCAACGCGATCGTCGCGGCAGCCGGGACGACGCCCCGGCTGGTCAACCACGACCACCACGACTGGCACATCCACTACTTCGCGCCGCACGCCGCGATCGGCACCCACCTCGCGGCCGAGCTGGGCATGGCGCTGGCCTTCATCCTGATGGCGGGCGAACGGGAGCGGCTGCGCCGGTGCGAGGCGCCGGACTGCGCGCGGGTCTTCGTGGACCTCTCCCGGAACCGCTCGCGGCGCTACTGCGACAGCCGCACCTGCGGCAACCGGCTGCACGTGGCCGCCTACCGGGCACGGCAGCGGTCGGCGGAGACCGTCCCCTCCGCCTGA
- a CDS encoding SsgA family sporulation/cell division regulator, translating into MNTTVSCELHLRLIVSSESSLPVPAGLRYDTADPYAVHATFHTGADETVEWVFARDLLAEGLHRPTGTGDVRVWPSRSHGQGVVCIALSSPEGEALLEAPARALESFLKRTDAAVPPGTEHRHFDLDRELSHILAES; encoded by the coding sequence ATGAACACCACGGTCAGCTGCGAGCTGCACCTGCGCCTCATCGTGTCCAGCGAGTCCTCACTGCCCGTCCCCGCGGGCCTGCGCTACGACACCGCCGACCCCTACGCCGTGCACGCCACGTTCCACACGGGCGCCGACGAGACCGTGGAGTGGGTGTTCGCCCGAGATCTCCTCGCGGAGGGGCTGCATCGACCCACCGGTACCGGCGACGTCCGGGTGTGGCCGTCGCGCAGCCACGGGCAAGGGGTGGTCTGCATCGCACTGAGCTCTCCGGAAGGAGAAGCCCTGCTGGAGGCCCCGGCCCGGGCGCTTGAGTCGTTCCTCAAGCGGACGGACGCCGCGGTGCCCCCCGGCACCGAACACCGTCACTTCGACCTCGACCGGGAGCTGTCCCACATCCTCGCCGAAAGCTGA
- a CDS encoding exonuclease domain-containing protein has protein sequence MQQHWYTGPLASFDTETTGVDVETDRIVSAALVVQLAPDAPAQTTTWLADPGVPIPDGARAVHGITDEQVRAYGRPARVVVAEVTRALAAQARAGRPVVVMNAPYDLTLLDRELRRHHGLTLSAGLAGAGLVVLDPRVLDKHVDRYRKGRRTLTDLCAHYGVDLTGAHDAAADATAAMSLIRRIGARYPAALGGLSAAELHLRQAVWHAAQARGLQAWFDRSGTPERVDASWPLRPARCVCGRRLEPEHGCEAAA, from the coding sequence ATGCAGCAGCACTGGTACACCGGCCCACTCGCTTCCTTCGACACCGAGACGACCGGCGTGGACGTGGAGACCGATCGGATCGTCTCGGCCGCCCTGGTCGTCCAACTCGCCCCGGACGCACCGGCGCAGACCACCACCTGGCTCGCCGATCCGGGCGTGCCGATCCCGGACGGCGCCCGGGCGGTGCACGGCATCACCGACGAGCAGGTCCGGGCGTACGGCCGGCCGGCCCGGGTGGTGGTGGCGGAGGTCACCCGCGCGCTGGCGGCCCAGGCGCGGGCCGGCCGCCCGGTGGTGGTGATGAACGCGCCCTACGATCTGACGCTGCTGGACCGGGAGTTGCGCCGCCACCACGGACTGACGCTCAGTGCCGGACTGGCCGGGGCCGGGCTGGTGGTGCTGGATCCGCGGGTGCTGGACAAGCACGTGGACCGCTACCGCAAGGGCCGCCGGACACTGACCGACCTGTGCGCCCACTACGGGGTGGACCTCACCGGGGCGCACGACGCGGCGGCGGACGCGACGGCGGCCATGTCGCTGATCCGGCGGATAGGGGCCCGCTACCCGGCAGCGCTCGGCGGGCTGTCGGCGGCGGAGCTGCACCTGCGGCAGGCGGTCTGGCACGCGGCGCAGGCCCGCGGGCTGCAGGCCTGGTTCGACCGCTCGGGGACCCCGGAGCGGGTGGACGCGTCCTGGCCGCTGCGGCCGGCCCGGTGCGTCTGCGGCCGCCGACTGGAACCCGAACACGGTTGCGAGGCGGCCGCCTAG
- a CDS encoding DUF4365 domain-containing protein — MALTQPQPDGAAAALRGNLAVTACMETLQVGYLHAVAAAAGCSLSQPFPDNGIDWQVSHGSREHEVDDEVTIKIQLKATQQIAPDPAGPFFSFTLDNDHLRKLARARVAVPRILVVMLLPRRVDHWLRARPDALELRHCCYWVNLAGHPVTGQRRTNVRVPTDRVFDDRALCDIMARVGTGESP, encoded by the coding sequence ATGGCACTGACCCAGCCGCAGCCCGACGGGGCGGCGGCCGCACTCCGGGGGAACCTCGCGGTCACCGCGTGCATGGAGACGCTGCAGGTCGGCTACCTGCACGCGGTCGCCGCCGCGGCCGGCTGCTCGCTCTCCCAGCCCTTCCCGGACAACGGCATCGACTGGCAGGTCAGCCACGGCTCCCGGGAGCACGAGGTGGACGACGAGGTCACCATCAAGATCCAGCTCAAGGCGACCCAGCAGATCGCGCCCGACCCGGCCGGGCCGTTCTTCAGCTTCACCCTGGACAACGACCACCTGCGCAAGCTCGCCCGCGCCCGGGTCGCCGTCCCGCGCATCCTGGTCGTGATGCTGCTGCCGCGCCGGGTCGACCACTGGCTCCGGGCCCGCCCCGACGCCCTCGAGCTGCGGCACTGCTGCTACTGGGTCAACCTGGCCGGCCACCCCGTCACCGGACAGCGGCGCACCAACGTCCGGGTGCCCACCGACAGGGTCTTCGACGACCGCGCGCTCTGCGACATCATGGCCCGGGTCGGCACGGGCGAGAGCCCGTGA
- the thrS gene encoding threonine--tRNA ligase: MTDVRVIISREPDREERVVTTGTTAAELFADDRSIIAARVGGQLKDLAYVLQDGEEVEPVAIDSKDGLDILRHSTAHVMAQAVQQLYPEAKLGIGPPVKDGFYYDFDVEKPFHPDDLKAIEKKMQEIIKRGQKFSRRVVTDEAAREELAAEPYKLELIGLKGSAATAGEGADVEVGAGELTIYDNLDAKSGEQCWGDLCRGPHLPSTRHIPAFKLMRNASAYWRGSEKNPQLQRIYGTAWPTKEELKAHLDFLVEAEKRDHRKLGNELDLFSIPEEIGSGLAVFHPKGGIIRRAMEDYSRKRHEEEGYEFVYTPHATKGKLFEKSGHLDWYADGMYPPMQLDEGVDYYLKPMNCPMHNLIFDARGRSYRELPLRLFEFGTVYRYEKSGVVHGLTRARGFTQDDAHIYCTREQMADELDSTLTFVLNLLRDYGLTDFYLELSTKDPVKYVGSDETWEEATRVLAAVAEKQGLPLVPDPGGAAFYGPKISVQAKDAIGRTWQMSTIQLDFNLPERFDLEYTAADGSRQRPVMIHRALFGSIERFFAVLLEHYAGAMPPWLAPVTVTGIPITDEHVPYLQEVAAELKKHGIRVEVDTSDDRMQKKIRNAQKTKVPYMLIAGNDDVEAGAVSFRYRNGEQKNGVPRDQAIAEIVDAVARRIQV, encoded by the coding sequence GTGACGGACGTCCGGGTAATCATCAGCCGCGAACCCGATCGGGAAGAGCGCGTGGTGACGACGGGCACTACGGCCGCCGAGCTCTTCGCCGACGACCGCTCGATCATCGCCGCCCGCGTCGGCGGCCAGCTCAAGGACCTCGCCTACGTCCTCCAGGACGGCGAGGAGGTCGAGCCGGTCGCGATCGACAGCAAGGACGGCCTCGACATCCTGCGCCACTCCACCGCGCACGTCATGGCCCAGGCCGTGCAGCAGCTCTACCCCGAGGCCAAGCTCGGCATCGGCCCGCCGGTCAAGGACGGCTTCTACTACGACTTCGACGTCGAGAAGCCCTTCCACCCCGATGACCTCAAGGCCATCGAGAAGAAGATGCAGGAGATCATCAAGCGCGGGCAGAAGTTCTCCCGCCGTGTGGTCACCGACGAGGCCGCCCGCGAGGAGCTGGCCGCCGAGCCGTACAAGCTGGAGCTGATCGGCCTCAAGGGCTCCGCCGCCACCGCCGGCGAGGGCGCCGACGTCGAGGTCGGCGCCGGCGAGCTCACGATCTACGACAACCTGGACGCCAAGAGCGGCGAGCAGTGCTGGGGCGACCTCTGCCGCGGCCCGCACCTGCCCAGCACCCGCCACATCCCGGCGTTCAAGCTGATGCGCAACGCCTCTGCGTACTGGCGCGGCAGCGAGAAGAACCCGCAGCTCCAGCGCATCTACGGCACCGCCTGGCCGACCAAGGAAGAGCTCAAGGCCCACCTGGACTTCCTCGTCGAAGCCGAGAAGCGCGACCACCGCAAGCTCGGCAACGAGCTCGACCTCTTCTCCATCCCGGAGGAGATCGGCTCCGGCCTCGCCGTCTTCCACCCCAAGGGCGGCATCATCCGCCGCGCCATGGAGGACTACTCGCGCAAGCGGCACGAGGAAGAGGGCTACGAGTTCGTCTACACCCCGCACGCCACCAAGGGGAAGCTCTTCGAGAAGAGCGGCCACCTCGACTGGTACGCGGACGGTATGTACCCGCCCATGCAGCTCGACGAGGGCGTGGACTACTACCTCAAGCCGATGAACTGCCCGATGCACAACCTGATCTTCGACGCGCGCGGCCGCTCGTACCGTGAACTGCCGCTGCGCCTCTTCGAGTTCGGGACGGTGTACCGGTACGAGAAGTCCGGCGTCGTGCACGGCCTGACCCGCGCCCGCGGCTTCACGCAGGACGACGCCCACATCTACTGCACCCGCGAGCAGATGGCGGACGAGCTCGACTCGACCCTGACCTTCGTGCTCAACCTCCTCCGTGACTACGGTCTGACAGACTTCTACCTGGAGCTGTCGACCAAGGACCCGGTGAAGTACGTCGGCAGCGACGAGACCTGGGAGGAGGCCACCCGCGTCCTCGCGGCCGTGGCCGAGAAGCAGGGTCTGCCGCTGGTGCCGGACCCGGGCGGCGCGGCCTTCTACGGCCCGAAGATCTCGGTGCAGGCCAAGGATGCGATCGGCCGCACCTGGCAGATGTCCACGATTCAGCTGGACTTCAACCTGCCGGAGCGTTTCGACCTGGAGTACACCGCGGCGGACGGCTCGCGTCAGCGGCCGGTCATGATCCACCGGGCGCTCTTCGGATCGATCGAGCGCTTCTTCGCGGTGCTGCTGGAGCACTACGCCGGTGCCATGCCGCCGTGGCTGGCCCCGGTCACCGTGACCGGCATCCCGATCACCGACGAGCACGTGCCGTACCTGCAGGAGGTCGCGGCCGAGCTGAAGAAGCACGGGATCCGGGTCGAGGTGGACACCTCGGACGACCGCATGCAGAAGAAGATCAGGAACGCCCAGAAGACCAAGGTTCCGTACATGCTGATCGCCGGCAACGACGACGTCGAGGCGGGCGCGGTCTCCTTCCGCTACCGCAACGGCGAGCAGAAGAACGGCGTCCCGCGTGACCAGGCGATCGCCGAGATCGTCGATGCAGTGGCCCGCCGTATTCAGGTGTAA
- a CDS encoding HIT family protein yields MLISMTTEPELQRGVGEPDGFRRLWTPHRMAYIQGENKPTGPAPDDGCPFCSIPSLSDEDGLVIARGSAVFAVLNLYPYNGGHLMVVPYRHVADYTDLDEAETAELADFTKRAMTALRAASGAHGFNIGMNQGAAAGAGIAAHLHQHVVPRWGGDTNFMPVVGHTKVLPQLLADTRKMLAEVWPQG; encoded by the coding sequence ATGCTGATCAGCATGACGACTGAGCCGGAACTGCAGCGGGGTGTCGGTGAGCCGGACGGCTTCCGCCGCCTGTGGACCCCCCATCGGATGGCGTACATCCAGGGTGAGAACAAGCCCACCGGCCCGGCTCCGGACGACGGTTGTCCGTTCTGCTCGATCCCGTCGCTGAGCGACGAGGACGGGCTGGTCATCGCGCGGGGGAGTGCCGTGTTCGCGGTGCTGAACCTGTACCCGTACAACGGCGGGCACCTGATGGTGGTCCCGTACCGGCACGTGGCCGACTACACCGACCTCGACGAGGCGGAGACCGCCGAGCTGGCGGACTTCACCAAGCGGGCGATGACCGCGCTGCGCGCGGCCTCGGGGGCGCACGGGTTCAACATCGGGATGAACCAGGGCGCGGCGGCCGGGGCCGGGATCGCGGCGCACCTGCACCAGCACGTGGTTCCGCGCTGGGGCGGGGACACCAACTTCATGCCGGTGGTCGGCCACACCAAGGTGCTGCCGCAGCTGCTGGCGGACACCCGCAAGATGCTGGCCGAGGTCTGGCCGCAGGGCTGA
- a CDS encoding thiol-disulfide oxidoreductase DCC family protein, giving the protein MKGVAVKDPVLVFDGDCAFCSSCVRWGEKYLRQTLASGGWEAVPFQFAELAELDALAGGRGEVSAERAEREVLWVTPAGRVYGGAQAVARVLMRSGGAWAYLGALMALGPVRPVAGVVYRWVSRNRHRMPGGTAACALPNRKPAQSV; this is encoded by the coding sequence ATGAAGGGGGTTGCCGTGAAGGATCCGGTGCTGGTTTTCGACGGGGACTGCGCGTTCTGTTCGTCGTGCGTGCGCTGGGGGGAGAAGTACCTGCGGCAGACGCTGGCCTCGGGGGGCTGGGAGGCGGTGCCGTTCCAGTTCGCGGAGCTGGCGGAGTTGGACGCGCTGGCGGGCGGCCGGGGTGAGGTGTCGGCCGAGCGGGCCGAGCGCGAGGTGCTGTGGGTGACGCCGGCGGGCCGGGTGTACGGGGGCGCGCAGGCGGTGGCGCGGGTGCTGATGCGCTCCGGGGGTGCGTGGGCGTACCTGGGTGCGCTGATGGCGCTGGGGCCGGTGCGTCCGGTGGCGGGTGTGGTGTACCGCTGGGTGTCGCGGAACAGGCACCGGATGCCGGGGGGTACGGCGGCGTGTGCGCTGCCGAACCGGAAGCCGGCTCAGTCGGTGTAG
- a CDS encoding elongation factor G-like protein EF-G2, with amino-acid sequence MPDRSTARAGQAPAITGPQDLRNVVLIGSSGVGKTTLAESLALAAGATGRAGRVTDGTTVSDHEDIEHQQQRSVQLSLLPLEWKGVKINLIDPPGHPDFAADLRAALHAADAAVFVVSATDPVTAPTRALWRECAAEGIPRAVAVAKLDLARTGFDDILTTCHDAFDLGPDTLRPLFLPVLHDGHPDGSVDLLTGDTYGDATPLPDTGPAHDSLVEAISGQDDTLMERYLSGEPLDTDALEAGMRREVLSCALHPAVPTSESGLGAAELLDLIAHTFPNPTERTRPAPACDPDAPLAAQVIRVTGDAYVGRISLLRLYAGTLRPDTRIHLVGPAHTADQNDDERVTALTSPFGKLQRPVPHAVAGDLVCAAKLTTARAGDTVHAPGHPVELESWTLPEPLLPIAVEAHSKADDDKLSQALTRLSAEDPALRLEQNPDTHQLVLWCTGEAHAEVVLDRLRTRHGVHVDTVEPKVALRETFGTAAAGHGRLVKQSGGHGQYAICDLEVEPLPAGSGFEFQEHVVGGAVPKHFIPSVEKGVRAQLAKGVATGYPLVDVRVTLTDGKAHSVDSSDASFQNAAALALRDAAEHAVIRLLEPVAAVSILLPDEYLGAVLGDLSARRGRVLGTETGGQGLTLLRAEVPELELVRYPVDLRSLTHGTAEFSRAYLRHEPMPAALAERYTD; translated from the coding sequence ATGCCCGACCGCAGCACCGCACGAGCCGGCCAGGCGCCCGCCATCACCGGCCCGCAGGACCTGCGCAACGTCGTCCTCATCGGCTCCAGCGGTGTGGGCAAGACCACCCTCGCCGAATCCCTCGCCCTCGCCGCCGGCGCCACCGGCCGCGCCGGACGCGTCACCGACGGCACCACCGTCTCCGACCACGAGGACATCGAGCACCAGCAGCAGCGCTCCGTCCAGCTCTCCCTGCTCCCGCTCGAGTGGAAGGGCGTCAAGATCAACCTGATCGACCCGCCCGGCCACCCCGACTTCGCCGCCGACCTGCGCGCCGCCCTGCACGCCGCCGACGCCGCCGTCTTCGTCGTCTCCGCCACCGACCCGGTCACCGCCCCCACCCGCGCCCTCTGGCGCGAGTGCGCCGCCGAGGGCATCCCCCGCGCCGTCGCCGTCGCCAAACTCGACCTCGCCCGCACCGGCTTCGACGACATCCTCACCACCTGCCACGACGCCTTCGACCTGGGCCCGGACACCCTGCGCCCGCTCTTCCTGCCCGTCCTCCACGACGGACACCCCGACGGCAGCGTCGACCTCCTCACCGGCGACACCTACGGCGACGCCACCCCCCTGCCCGACACCGGCCCCGCCCACGACAGCCTCGTCGAGGCCATCTCCGGCCAGGACGACACCCTCATGGAGCGCTACCTCTCCGGCGAGCCCCTCGACACCGACGCCCTCGAAGCCGGAATGCGCCGCGAAGTCCTCTCCTGCGCCCTCCACCCCGCCGTCCCCACCAGCGAGAGCGGCCTCGGCGCCGCCGAACTCCTCGACCTGATCGCCCACACCTTCCCGAACCCCACCGAACGCACCCGCCCCGCCCCCGCCTGCGACCCCGACGCCCCGCTCGCCGCCCAGGTCATCCGCGTCACCGGCGACGCCTACGTCGGCCGGATCAGCCTGCTGCGCCTGTACGCCGGCACCCTGCGCCCCGACACCCGGATCCACCTCGTCGGCCCCGCCCACACCGCCGACCAGAACGACGACGAACGCGTCACCGCCCTCACCAGTCCCTTCGGCAAACTCCAGCGCCCCGTCCCGCACGCCGTCGCCGGCGACCTGGTCTGCGCCGCCAAACTCACCACCGCCCGGGCCGGCGACACCGTCCACGCCCCCGGCCACCCCGTCGAACTCGAGAGCTGGACCCTGCCCGAACCCCTGCTGCCGATCGCCGTCGAAGCCCACAGCAAGGCCGACGACGACAAGCTCTCCCAAGCCCTCACCCGGCTCAGCGCCGAGGACCCGGCCCTACGCCTCGAACAGAACCCCGACACCCACCAGCTCGTCCTCTGGTGCACCGGCGAAGCCCACGCCGAAGTCGTCCTCGACCGGCTGCGCACCCGCCACGGCGTCCACGTCGACACCGTCGAACCCAAGGTCGCCCTGCGCGAGACCTTCGGCACCGCCGCCGCCGGCCACGGCCGGCTGGTCAAACAGTCCGGCGGCCACGGCCAGTACGCCATCTGCGACCTCGAGGTCGAACCCCTCCCGGCCGGCTCCGGCTTCGAGTTCCAGGAACACGTCGTCGGCGGCGCCGTCCCCAAGCACTTCATCCCCTCCGTCGAGAAGGGCGTGCGCGCCCAGCTCGCCAAGGGCGTCGCCACCGGCTACCCGCTCGTCGACGTCCGGGTCACCCTCACCGACGGCAAGGCCCACTCCGTCGACTCCTCCGACGCCTCCTTCCAGAACGCCGCCGCCCTCGCCCTGCGCGACGCCGCCGAGCACGCCGTCATCCGCCTGCTCGAACCCGTCGCCGCCGTCAGCATCCTGCTGCCCGACGAGTACCTCGGCGCCGTCCTCGGCGACCTCTCCGCCCGCCGCGGCCGCGTCCTGGGCACCGAGACCGGCGGCCAGGGCCTCACCCTGCTGCGCGCCGAAGTCCCGGAACTCGAACTCGTCCGCTACCCGGTCGACCTGCGCTCGCTCACCCACGGCACCGCCGAGTTCTCCCGCGCCTACCTGCGCCACGAACCCATGCCCGCCGCCCTCGCCGAGCGCTACACCGACTGA
- the pgsA gene encoding phosphatidylinositol phosphate synthase, which produces MLNKYARAFFTRVLTPFAAFLIRLGVSPDAVTLIGTAGSVAGALVFFPRGEFFWGTITITLFIFSDLVDGNMARQLGRSSKWGAFLDSTLDRVADAAIFGGLAMWYAGKGDNNLLCAVAIFCLASGLVVSYTKARAESQGLPCDVSGLVERAERLVASLVAAGVAGLHEFGVPYVEWLLPVALWLVAAGSLVTVFQRMLTVRREAFEADRVAAGS; this is translated from the coding sequence ATGCTCAACAAATACGCGCGTGCCTTCTTCACACGTGTTCTGACCCCGTTCGCCGCGTTCCTGATCCGGTTGGGTGTGAGCCCGGACGCCGTGACGCTGATCGGTACCGCCGGTTCGGTGGCCGGTGCGCTGGTGTTCTTCCCGCGGGGGGAGTTCTTCTGGGGCACCATCACGATCACGCTGTTCATCTTCTCGGACCTGGTGGACGGGAACATGGCCCGTCAGCTGGGCCGGAGCAGCAAGTGGGGGGCTTTCCTGGACTCCACGCTGGACCGGGTCGCGGATGCGGCGATCTTCGGTGGTCTGGCGATGTGGTACGCGGGCAAGGGCGACAACAACCTGCTGTGCGCGGTGGCGATCTTCTGTCTGGCCAGCGGGCTGGTGGTGTCGTACACCAAGGCGCGGGCGGAGAGCCAGGGTCTGCCGTGTGACGTGTCGGGGCTGGTGGAGCGGGCCGAGCGGCTGGTGGCAAGCCTGGTGGCGGCCGGGGTCGCGGGTCTGCACGAGTTCGGGGTGCCGTACGTGGAGTGGCTGCTGCCGGTGGCGCTGTGGCTGGTGGCGGCGGGCAGCCTGGTGACGGTGTTCCAGCGGATGCTGACCGTGCGCCGGGAGGCGTTCGAGGCCGACCGAGTGGCGGCCGGGAGTTGA
- a CDS encoding phosphatidylinositol mannoside acyltransferase, whose product MTDRLVYWAYALGWGVLKHLPEPVARWLFDRLADYAWRRRGPRVRQLEANLRRVRPGLHEAALRRLSRAGMRSYLRYWMESFRLPVWSRARIARDVRVDGFENLREVLESGRGAVIALPHMGNWDLAGTWVAQLGYPFTTVAERLKPERLFDRFVAFREGQGMEVLALTGGGVNVIGTLARRLREGKLVCLVGDRDLSEAGIEVSFFGEPTRMPAGPAALCQRTGAALLPVTLWYDGPVMRGIIHPEVPVPQEGDRKARTLAMTQAMADVWQRGISEHPQDWHMLQKFWLADLPARDTARPEPAAGAAAEPAAGASGA is encoded by the coding sequence GTGACGGACCGACTGGTGTACTGGGCGTACGCGCTGGGGTGGGGGGTGCTGAAGCACCTGCCGGAGCCGGTGGCGCGGTGGCTGTTCGACCGGCTGGCGGACTACGCCTGGCGCCGCCGCGGCCCGCGGGTGCGCCAGCTGGAGGCGAACCTGCGCCGGGTGCGTCCGGGGCTGCACGAGGCGGCGCTGCGGCGGTTGTCGCGGGCCGGGATGCGGTCGTACCTGCGGTACTGGATGGAGTCCTTCCGGCTGCCGGTGTGGAGCCGGGCGAGGATCGCCCGGGACGTCCGGGTGGACGGCTTCGAGAACCTGCGGGAGGTGCTGGAGTCCGGGCGGGGCGCGGTGATAGCGCTGCCGCACATGGGCAACTGGGACCTCGCGGGCACCTGGGTCGCGCAGCTGGGCTACCCGTTCACCACGGTCGCCGAGCGGCTGAAGCCGGAGCGGCTGTTCGACCGGTTCGTCGCGTTCCGGGAGGGCCAGGGCATGGAGGTCCTGGCGCTCACCGGGGGCGGGGTGAACGTGATCGGCACGCTGGCGCGGCGGCTGCGCGAGGGCAAGCTGGTCTGCCTGGTGGGGGACCGGGACCTCTCGGAGGCGGGCATCGAGGTGTCGTTCTTCGGTGAGCCGACCCGGATGCCGGCCGGTCCGGCGGCGCTGTGCCAGCGCACCGGGGCGGCGTTGCTGCCGGTGACGCTGTGGTACGACGGCCCGGTGATGCGCGGGATCATCCACCCCGAGGTGCCGGTGCCGCAGGAGGGCGACCGCAAGGCGCGGACGCTGGCGATGACCCAGGCGATGGCGGACGTGTGGCAGCGCGGGATCAGCGAGCACCCGCAGGACTGGCACATGCTGCAGAAGTTCTGGCTGGCCGACCTGCCGGCCCGCGACACGGCGCGTCCGGAGCCCGCCGCGGGGGCCGCGGCCGAGCCCGCCGCCGGGGCCTCCGGGGCCTGA